A single genomic interval of Nostoc commune NIES-4072 harbors:
- a CDS encoding methyl-accepting chemotaxis protein — MAASIDNYEPTYQQAMTAYVQRNYEVAATLVDQVVQNLPNDPNSHLLRGHIYYVLQQYDVAKEEYQKVLHLTDDQEIIGFANNGIENINQYLQSFSGEINTSDSQEQINSPDMSDALADSEQELEDLGANDDFDSDNLDLNFFGEHQEAVNDVEELSSKSPFDIPTEDSIGTGKISDSSTTFGDDPFAFNEELQEQELNSSNFEDKTELELPAFWQEDVSEENYEESLVNNQFSDNEINSDYNNSAIDNNNSSSSNSKTGNNKNNLPDLLSEPKSPEVSNGDFEFTKSSLGDETLLLVQEELKNSSSKNNKSQYDLPQTEAHDDWLKPKKFAEAALVPDVSDDSSSFSSNLPVKDKQFKSGEIIGKNSFDDDDNFDMEAFESAFGSEGLSSYEDSNNILNGENSKSNIEFLDDFEEFDDLGNIPGFDLLEADSNFGDLAMNSAQLETSGSRRSPSVEASASSAASDREEELFTMTGSHEGVPVFSQTDVSKLEPNVSVEQGWLAPLENASIERKQWLIAGSVGIVSALVVATVSFVATTFSPAQQRESVRNTGWAMSLAAGIAGFATAGVMGNLALKQIRRTTDDLQAQFEAVRQGNLNAQATVFSEDELGHLSTGFNEMARVIFTTTSEAQRKADEQEEAKENLQRQVIRLLDDVEGAARGDLTVQAEVTADVLGAVADAFNLTIQNLRDIVQQVKVAAKDVTKGATNSETFARALSSDALRQAEELAVTLNSVQVMTDSIQRVAEAAREAETVARDASTIALKGGEAVENTVAGILEIRETVAETTRKVKRLAESSQEISKIVALISQIASRTNLLALNASIEAARAGEAGRGFAIVADEVRQLADKSAKSLKEIEQIVMQIQSETGSVMTAMEEGTQQVIKGTKLAEEAKRSLENIIQVANRIDILVRSITSDTVEQTETSRAVAHVMQSVELTAQETSQEAQRVSGALQHLVGVSRDLIASVERFRVETTETR; from the coding sequence ATGGCAGCAAGTATTGATAATTACGAGCCAACGTATCAACAGGCGATGACCGCCTATGTTCAAAGGAATTATGAGGTTGCCGCCACTTTAGTTGACCAAGTGGTGCAAAATTTACCAAATGACCCCAATTCCCATTTGTTAAGGGGTCACATCTACTATGTTTTACAGCAGTATGATGTAGCAAAAGAAGAATATCAAAAGGTATTACACTTGACTGACGATCAAGAAATTATTGGTTTTGCCAATAATGGAATTGAGAATATCAATCAGTATTTACAGTCATTCAGTGGGGAGATTAATACATCAGATAGTCAAGAGCAAATCAATTCCCCAGACATGTCTGATGCACTGGCAGATAGCGAACAAGAATTAGAAGATTTGGGCGCTAATGATGATTTTGACAGCGATAACCTTGATTTGAACTTTTTTGGAGAGCATCAAGAAGCTGTAAATGACGTTGAAGAGCTATCTTCAAAAAGTCCATTTGATATACCAACAGAAGATAGTATCGGAACAGGAAAAATATCAGATTCTTCTACAACTTTTGGTGACGATCCTTTTGCCTTCAATGAAGAACTACAGGAACAAGAATTAAATAGCAGCAATTTTGAGGATAAAACAGAATTAGAGTTGCCTGCTTTCTGGCAGGAAGATGTATCAGAAGAGAACTACGAAGAATCATTAGTAAATAATCAGTTTTCAGATAATGAGATAAATTCTGATTACAATAATTCAGCTATTGACAATAATAACTCTTCATCTTCTAATTCCAAAACTGGGAATAACAAGAATAATTTACCTGATTTATTGAGTGAGCCAAAGTCTCCAGAGGTTAGTAATGGGGACTTTGAATTTACAAAATCTAGTTTGGGAGATGAAACTTTACTTCTTGTTCAAGAAGAACTGAAAAATAGTTCGTCAAAAAATAACAAGAGTCAATATGATTTGCCTCAAACCGAAGCACACGATGATTGGTTGAAGCCAAAAAAATTTGCAGAAGCAGCTTTGGTGCCAGATGTATCTGATGATTCTTCATCTTTTAGTAGCAATCTACCTGTAAAAGACAAGCAGTTTAAATCAGGGGAAATCATCGGTAAGAATAGCTTTGATGACGATGATAATTTTGATATGGAAGCATTTGAGTCTGCCTTTGGCTCAGAGGGGTTAAGCTCTTATGAAGATTCAAATAATATACTGAATGGAGAAAATTCTAAGAGCAATATAGAATTTTTAGATGACTTTGAGGAATTTGATGATTTAGGTAATATTCCAGGGTTTGACCTGCTCGAAGCAGATTCTAACTTCGGCGATCTAGCAATGAATTCTGCTCAATTAGAAACCAGTGGCAGTAGACGTTCTCCATCTGTAGAGGCTTCTGCCAGTAGTGCAGCCAGCGATCGCGAAGAGGAACTATTCACAATGACTGGTTCCCATGAAGGAGTTCCAGTCTTTAGCCAAACAGATGTCTCAAAACTAGAACCCAATGTCAGCGTTGAGCAAGGATGGTTAGCACCATTAGAAAATGCCTCCATAGAAAGGAAACAATGGTTAATTGCTGGAAGTGTGGGCATTGTCTCGGCGCTGGTTGTTGCCACAGTTAGCTTTGTCGCCACCACATTCTCGCCAGCCCAACAACGAGAATCAGTACGAAACACTGGTTGGGCAATGTCGCTTGCAGCGGGAATTGCAGGTTTTGCTACCGCAGGCGTCATGGGGAATCTTGCACTCAAACAAATTCGGCGCACAACTGATGATCTCCAAGCTCAGTTTGAGGCTGTACGTCAAGGAAATCTGAATGCTCAAGCCACAGTGTTTTCCGAAGATGAATTGGGCCATTTATCTACTGGCTTTAATGAAATGGCACGGGTAATTTTCACAACTACAAGTGAAGCCCAACGGAAAGCCGATGAACAAGAGGAAGCCAAAGAAAACCTGCAACGCCAGGTGATTCGTCTCTTGGATGATGTGGAAGGAGCTGCTAGAGGCGATTTAACAGTCCAAGCTGAAGTCACAGCCGACGTATTGGGAGCGGTAGCTGACGCTTTTAACCTGACAATTCAAAATTTGCGGGATATTGTGCAACAGGTAAAAGTGGCAGCGAAGGATGTAACAAAAGGTGCAACCAATTCCGAAACCTTTGCAAGAGCCTTATCTAGTGATGCTTTGCGCCAAGCAGAAGAGTTGGCGGTGACGCTGAATTCTGTACAGGTAATGACTGACTCGATTCAACGGGTAGCAGAGGCGGCGCGGGAAGCTGAAACGGTTGCTCGTGATGCTAGTACGATCGCTCTCAAAGGTGGAGAAGCAGTAGAAAATACTGTGGCGGGGATTTTGGAAATTCGAGAAACCGTTGCCGAAACCACCCGAAAAGTGAAACGGTTAGCGGAATCTTCTCAAGAAATTTCTAAAATTGTGGCGTTGATTTCCCAAATTGCTTCTAGAACAAACTTACTAGCACTCAATGCTAGTATTGAGGCGGCAAGGGCAGGAGAAGCTGGACGCGGGTTTGCGATCGTAGCAGACGAAGTGCGCCAGTTAGCAGACAAATCTGCTAAATCCCTGAAGGAAATCGAACAAATTGTGATGCAAATCCAAAGCGAAACAGGCTCTGTAATGACCGCGATGGAAGAAGGCACACAACAAGTAATTAAAGGTACAAAATTGGCAGAAGAAGCCAAGCGATCGCTCGAAAATATTATTCAAGTAGCGAATCGCATCGATATTCTTGTACGTTCGATTACTAGCGACACTGTGGAACAAACTGAAACTTCCCGCGCTGTCGCTCATGTAATGCAATCAGTAGAACTCACCGCCCAAGAAACTTCCCAGGAAGCACAGCGAGTTTCAGGTGCCCTACAACACTTAGTAGGTGTATCCCGTGACTTAATCGCCTCCGTTGAACGTTTCCGAGTGGAAACTACAGAAACCAGATAA
- a CDS encoding chemotaxis protein CheW encodes MVSKPDFLSGSGQDHFRPELQVESPEGELHLRFYIPSHQEFALQATGIREVIELSPDRITPIPNASPLLLGTLNLRGRVIWVADLGQFLGETSALNTDRAEISVIAIEEQDTIVGLAVEEIGGMDWLDVQNLMPPTSVPDTMAPFLRGEWLLDTKNKQCLRLLDQMAILRSARWAG; translated from the coding sequence ATGGTCAGCAAACCGGACTTTTTAAGTGGCAGTGGTCAAGATCATTTCCGACCAGAATTACAAGTAGAAAGTCCTGAAGGTGAGTTACATTTAAGGTTTTACATTCCCTCGCATCAGGAGTTTGCACTACAAGCAACTGGCATTCGGGAGGTAATTGAACTAAGTCCCGATAGAATCACCCCGATTCCTAATGCTTCTCCTTTACTTTTGGGTACTCTAAATTTACGAGGTCGAGTTATTTGGGTAGCTGATTTGGGTCAATTTCTTGGGGAAACAAGTGCATTAAATACGGATAGAGCTGAAATTTCGGTGATTGCCATTGAAGAGCAAGACACAATAGTGGGTTTAGCAGTAGAAGAAATTGGTGGCATGGACTGGTTGGATGTCCAGAATCTCATGCCACCAACTAGTGTTCCAGATACTATGGCTCCCTTTTTACGTGGAGAGTGGTTGTTAGATACTAAAAACAAACAGTGTCTGCGACTACTCGATCAAATGGCAATTTTACGGAGTGCTAGGTGGGCAGGATGA
- a CDS encoding response regulator transcription factor produces the protein MSTVLIVEDSIAQREMITDLLKATGLTVTHASDGLEALEAIQIAPPDLVVLDIVMPRMNGYEVCRRLKSDPKTQNVPVVMCSSKGEEFDRYWGMKQGADAYIAKPFQPTELVGTVKQLLRG, from the coding sequence ATGAGTACAGTTCTGATTGTGGAAGACAGTATCGCCCAAAGGGAGATGATTACAGACCTCCTGAAAGCAACTGGACTAACAGTAACCCATGCCAGTGACGGATTAGAAGCATTGGAGGCAATTCAAATAGCACCTCCCGATTTAGTGGTATTGGATATTGTCATGCCCCGAATGAACGGTTACGAAGTCTGTAGGCGCTTAAAATCCGATCCAAAAACCCAAAATGTCCCTGTGGTTATGTGTTCTTCCAAAGGCGAAGAATTTGATCGCTATTGGGGCATGAAGCAGGGTGCAGACGCTTACATAGCCAAACCATTTCAACCAACCGAGTTGGTGGGAACAGTCAAACAACTGCTGCGAGGATAA
- a CDS encoding response regulator — protein sequence MQGNLNEIDICSILQLIELGQRTGQLWVRATSSHHNNKLGGEGASIYRLKQQSWFVFFLNGQIIYCQEGESSLSRISDYLRHYRVEMRLTDKQIASLPSTDAPEYAYLWALLERNIINPKIAGSIIHGLVHETLFDLLSLHQGNFIFHQGAALAPQLNTFEIAPFVTKITKQVQEWKQLYPHIQSPEQLPVLSDKVHLQSSLPEATVNKLQHWADGKTSLRQLARYLNRDILTVAKAIYPYVQQSWLQLVYLDTAKPDTHSDNGELKGNHRGRIVCIDDAIAIGETINSILQAQGYEAIALTNPLEALSLVFKLKPDLILCDIAMSELEGYEVCAMLRHSRAFRLTPIIMLTGKDGFIDRVKASMVGATDYLTKPFTDTELLMLVEKYINNQ from the coding sequence ATGCAGGGAAATTTAAATGAAATTGATATTTGCAGTATCCTGCAATTGATTGAGTTGGGACAACGAACTGGGCAACTATGGGTCAGAGCTACTAGCTCTCACCATAACAACAAACTGGGTGGAGAGGGAGCAAGCATTTATCGCCTCAAACAACAGTCTTGGTTCGTCTTTTTTCTCAATGGTCAAATTATCTATTGCCAAGAAGGTGAGAGTAGTTTATCCAGAATTAGCGATTATTTACGTCATTATCGAGTCGAGATGCGACTTACCGACAAACAAATTGCCTCCTTACCATCAACCGACGCGCCAGAGTATGCCTATCTGTGGGCACTCTTGGAGCGGAATATTATCAATCCCAAGATCGCTGGTAGTATCATTCACGGCTTGGTACATGAAACTCTCTTTGACCTGCTGAGTTTACACCAAGGGAACTTCATTTTCCATCAAGGTGCGGCACTTGCGCCGCAATTAAACACTTTCGAGATTGCACCATTTGTTACAAAAATCACCAAGCAGGTGCAAGAGTGGAAGCAGCTGTATCCACATATTCAGTCTCCAGAACAATTGCCAGTGCTATCTGACAAAGTTCACCTACAATCCTCGCTACCAGAAGCAACCGTAAATAAGCTACAACATTGGGCTGATGGTAAAACATCCTTGCGTCAATTGGCTCGCTATCTTAACCGAGACATTTTGACAGTCGCTAAGGCAATATATCCTTATGTGCAACAGAGTTGGCTACAACTGGTATATTTAGACACTGCTAAACCAGATACCCACAGTGATAACGGGGAATTGAAGGGAAACCACAGGGGGCGGATAGTATGTATTGACGATGCGATCGCCATCGGTGAGACTATAAATTCCATCTTACAAGCACAAGGTTATGAAGCGATCGCTCTCACCAATCCTTTAGAGGCACTGAGTCTGGTTTTTAAACTCAAACCGGACTTAATTTTATGCGACATTGCCATGTCGGAATTAGAGGGGTACGAGGTTTGCGCCATGCTGCGGCATTCAAGGGCATTTCGGCTCACACCGATTATCATGCTCACTGGTAAAGATGGATTTATTGATCGAGTCAAAGCTAGTATGGTCGGGGCAACAGATTATTTAACAAAACCATTTACAGACACTGAGTTACTTATGCTTGTAGAGAAATATATCAACAACCAATGA
- the hmpF gene encoding pilus motility taxis protein HmpF, translated as MLYLAEVQKQKGGLLSGGGKTELKLLACQRTDQNWSPVSEEVIAAEEASKLNDGALVLVELNPNRQVQRIQEAGRPLVNILQNFSRQLEKFKLKEDEIDQWKQSLTFQAQELNRREMDMEVRSEQLHNMEDELQQLEQQKQEVDTSRQEIERLQTEVERNRLELEGAWEHLRGEQRRLEERLADFPQGTVLDEEQSRVMSELLDRLSSRVAPTETVREHLHLAFELVEKQQATLTPHWQKLEQQKSAIAQQQEEVERLSQTFSDRQNALQQAQNSLVQQTAQLQINRADLSSKQEYARIIKEQLRNAEELYQQIHSLSASGGVVIGQQADVEALEKMPLEELQKIVQDLQYKLEIDASFVHDQEQELKYKQEAIEELQNKLNHASDHDHINLELELTDEKDLYQMLNSSLVGQRRNMLQHQKFLKQHQAVLLRRQGHTVVDEEEGNKVNLEPILLQLETQRQQYSQEVQRLEREIDQIRSGIELNQGMIENQTHDLDEKRQELKAMEENLLSLRRTTAQCWGRVNLYQEALQPIQDCLDGLRQKLQEIGESLEQFQETGDYQVQAIAQLRHTLQSLMPQPQLLAS; from the coding sequence GTGCTGTATTTAGCAGAAGTACAAAAACAGAAGGGTGGTTTACTCAGTGGCGGTGGCAAAACTGAACTGAAACTACTAGCTTGTCAGCGAACTGACCAGAATTGGAGTCCTGTGTCAGAAGAAGTGATTGCGGCTGAGGAGGCAAGCAAATTAAATGATGGTGCTTTAGTACTGGTTGAACTGAATCCAAATCGTCAAGTGCAACGTATTCAAGAAGCAGGGCGGCCATTAGTCAATATTTTGCAGAATTTTTCCCGCCAATTGGAGAAATTTAAGCTCAAGGAAGATGAAATTGATCAGTGGAAGCAATCGCTGACGTTTCAGGCGCAAGAGTTGAATCGCCGTGAAATGGACATGGAAGTACGCTCTGAACAGTTGCACAATATGGAGGATGAGTTGCAACAACTGGAGCAGCAAAAACAGGAAGTTGACACATCCCGCCAGGAAATTGAACGATTACAAACAGAAGTTGAGCGCAACCGCCTAGAATTGGAAGGCGCTTGGGAGCATTTGCGGGGTGAGCAACGCCGCCTGGAGGAACGTCTTGCGGATTTCCCACAGGGAACGGTTTTAGATGAGGAGCAAAGTCGGGTAATGAGTGAATTACTCGATCGCTTATCTAGTCGTGTTGCTCCCACGGAAACAGTCAGAGAACATCTCCATCTGGCCTTTGAATTGGTCGAAAAGCAGCAAGCTACTCTTACCCCGCACTGGCAAAAACTGGAGCAGCAAAAAAGTGCGATCGCACAACAGCAAGAAGAAGTGGAGCGTTTGTCACAAACCTTTAGCGATCGCCAAAATGCATTGCAACAAGCACAAAATTCTCTAGTCCAGCAAACAGCCCAATTGCAGATAAATAGAGCAGACCTTAGCAGCAAGCAAGAGTATGCTCGGATAATCAAAGAGCAGCTACGAAACGCCGAAGAGTTATATCAACAGATTCACTCTTTGTCTGCGTCTGGTGGTGTAGTTATCGGCCAGCAAGCTGATGTGGAAGCTTTAGAGAAAATGCCTTTAGAAGAACTGCAAAAGATTGTGCAAGATTTGCAGTACAAGTTAGAAATAGACGCTAGCTTTGTTCACGATCAAGAACAAGAATTGAAATATAAACAAGAAGCTATAGAAGAACTGCAAAATAAATTAAATCACGCATCTGACCATGACCATATCAATTTGGAACTGGAACTAACAGATGAAAAAGACCTCTATCAGATGCTAAACTCCAGTTTGGTGGGGCAACGCCGTAATATGTTACAGCATCAAAAGTTTCTCAAGCAACACCAAGCTGTATTACTACGGCGACAAGGACATACTGTTGTTGATGAAGAAGAGGGTAATAAAGTTAATTTAGAACCGATTCTGTTACAACTTGAAACCCAGCGACAACAATATTCACAGGAAGTCCAAAGGCTGGAACGTGAAATTGATCAGATTCGTTCTGGTATTGAGCTAAATCAGGGAATGATTGAAAATCAAACTCACGATTTGGATGAAAAGCGCCAAGAACTGAAAGCGATGGAGGAAAACTTGCTATCCCTAAGAAGAACAACTGCCCAATGCTGGGGTCGAGTGAATCTTTATCAAGAAGCACTACAACCAATTCAGGATTGTCTAGATGGATTACGGCAGAAGCTGCAAGAAATTGGAGAATCTTTAGAGCAATTCCAGGAAACTGGTGATTATCAAGTCCAAGCGATCGCTCAGTTGCGCCATACTCTCCAGAGTTTAATGCCTCAGCCACAATTACTAGCGTCTTAA
- a CDS encoding choice-of-anchor K domain-containing protein, whose amino-acid sequence MFQLNLYLRNVLSTIVVTVTAVSWSAQAQAITIAGSSSGTWINPEAGAENPNPIFSGVGTNIFQWGDPNGFGTGSNKLSFSGNSFSTSNDSLFKLGDLTYFNGITLAGTLINSVSLNTLINVAIPTLLDQNFTSKVKLSTTLNTGAPDLDADSIFFPNRFPSPTFNLDGTLTRLEIVGFSKDGGATTFSQLRVFEGKSDQASLYAKFVTVPEPSYTGLHMLAFSSLGGAYVLKRKLRRQKLVTSKG is encoded by the coding sequence GTGTTTCAACTAAATTTATACCTTAGGAATGTACTATCTACTATTGTGGTTACTGTAACAGCAGTTAGTTGGTCTGCTCAAGCACAAGCTATAACTATTGCTGGTTCCTCTAGTGGGACGTGGATAAATCCCGAAGCAGGGGCAGAGAACCCTAACCCTATATTCTCAGGTGTTGGAACTAATATATTCCAATGGGGTGATCCTAACGGTTTTGGAACTGGTTCAAATAAGCTTTCATTCAGTGGGAATTCATTTTCTACGAGTAATGACTCTTTATTTAAACTAGGAGATTTAACCTACTTCAATGGAATCACATTAGCAGGTACTCTTATTAATTCTGTATCCCTTAATACTTTAATAAATGTAGCTATTCCCACTCTACTCGATCAGAATTTTACGTCTAAAGTTAAACTTAGTACTACACTTAACACAGGTGCTCCTGATCTAGATGCTGATTCTATCTTTTTTCCAAATAGATTTCCCAGCCCAACATTTAATTTAGATGGAACTCTTACAAGACTTGAAATAGTTGGATTCAGTAAAGATGGTGGTGCAACAACTTTTAGCCAATTGCGCGTTTTTGAAGGTAAAAGCGATCAAGCAAGTCTGTATGCTAAATTTGTTACTGTTCCTGAACCATCTTATACAGGGTTACATATGTTAGCTTTCAGTAGTTTAGGTGGAGCCTACGTACTGAAACGGAAATTGAGACGACAAAAACTAGTTACTAGTAAAGGCTAA
- a CDS encoding helix-turn-helix domain-containing protein — protein MTLTFNPDKYKELLTAYLPKLIKSEVENEQALKIVEDLMHRECTPEEDELYQLLITLVEKFEQEYYQPIQPNNSVSMLLFLLEESEGSRDDLVSVLGTEDLVNNILNGQEKINTEQARKLGDFFNVESSLFME, from the coding sequence ATGACCCTTACTTTTAATCCAGATAAATACAAGGAATTATTAACAGCTTATCTTCCCAAACTGATAAAAAGTGAAGTTGAAAATGAGCAAGCTTTAAAGATAGTAGAAGATTTAATGCACCGGGAATGTACCCCAGAAGAAGACGAACTTTATCAGTTATTAATTACTTTAGTTGAAAAGTTTGAGCAGGAATATTATCAGCCAATCCAGCCGAATAATTCTGTATCTATGTTGTTATTTCTTTTAGAGGAATCTGAGGGAAGTAGAGATGATTTAGTATCAGTTTTAGGAACAGAAGATTTGGTTAATAATATTTTAAATGGACAAGAGAAGATAAATACAGAACAAGCGCGTAAGCTGGGAGATTTTTTTAATGTAGAATCTAGTTTATTTATGGAATAA
- a CDS encoding type II toxin-antitoxin system HigB family toxin, producing the protein MHIISFRILREYAGSHADCQEALSNWYKIATKAKWSNLLEVQQIFIKAEAVGNFTVFNIKGNKYRLIISIDYEGQLIYIKSILRYAEYDKENWKDDPYF; encoded by the coding sequence ATGCACATTATTAGTTTTAGAATTTTAAGAGAATATGCAGGAAGCCATGCAGATTGTCAGGAAGCATTAAGCAATTGGTATAAGATTGCTACTAAAGCGAAATGGTCAAATTTACTTGAAGTACAGCAAATTTTTATTAAAGCTGAAGCTGTTGGTAACTTTACAGTATTCAATATTAAAGGAAATAAATATCGCTTGATTATTAGTATAGATTATGAAGGACAGTTAATTTATATTAAGTCTATCCTCAGATATGCGGAATATGATAAGGAGAACTGGAAAGATGACCCTTACTTTTAA
- the tilS gene encoding tRNA lysidine(34) synthetase TilS: MVWTPLHAKIHRTIRSRHLFESNQRLLIAVSGGQDSLCLIKLLLDLQSKWGWDLGIAHCDHRWRSDSEANAHHVENLAKTWDTSFYLETANESINSEAAARDWRYKALSAIAKANNYQYIVTGHTASDRAETLLYNLIRGTGADGLQALTWQRPLTTGIMLVRPLLEITRTQTEQFCQEFKLPIWEDSTNQDLQYARNRIRQELIPYLRENFNPQVESALAQTAELLQAEVEYLEKAAQQLREEALGIGHGAWGMGHEEYSLTPLLPLRLNRRVLQKAPLALQRRVMRQVLQQILTDAPSFEHIEKLTALIIAPNRSQTDPFPGGAIAQVEGDWICLK, translated from the coding sequence ATGGTGTGGACTCCCCTACACGCGAAAATCCATCGCACCATCCGATCGCGCCACTTATTTGAGAGCAACCAGCGTCTATTAATCGCTGTCTCCGGCGGACAAGATTCTCTGTGTTTAATAAAATTACTTTTAGATTTACAATCCAAATGGGGATGGGATTTAGGTATTGCCCACTGCGATCATCGTTGGCGTTCTGACTCCGAAGCTAATGCTCATCACGTTGAAAATTTAGCTAAAACTTGGGATACATCCTTTTATTTAGAAACAGCGAACGAATCTATAAATAGTGAAGCTGCTGCACGCGATTGGCGTTATAAAGCTTTAAGTGCGATCGCCAAAGCAAATAATTATCAATATATAGTTACAGGACACACCGCAAGCGATCGCGCCGAAACTCTCCTCTACAACTTAATTCGCGGTACTGGTGCTGATGGCTTACAAGCCCTAACTTGGCAACGCCCCCTAACTACAGGCATTATGCTAGTGCGTCCACTATTAGAAATTACCCGCACACAAACAGAGCAATTTTGTCAAGAGTTCAAATTGCCAATTTGGGAAGATTCCACCAATCAAGATTTGCAATATGCCCGCAACCGGATTCGCCAAGAATTAATACCCTATTTGCGGGAAAATTTTAATCCCCAAGTAGAATCAGCCTTAGCCCAAACAGCAGAACTTCTCCAAGCAGAAGTAGAATATTTGGAAAAAGCCGCCCAGCAGTTACGGGAAGAGGCATTGGGCATAGGGCATGGGGCATGGGGCATGGGGCATGAAGAATATTCTCTTACTCCTCTTCTTCCCTTGAGGTTAAATCGTCGGGTATTGCAGAAAGCACCATTAGCATTGCAACGTCGCGTGATGCGTCAGGTATTGCAGCAAATACTGACTGATGCCCCCAGTTTTGAACACATCGAAAAATTAACGGCTTTAATTATAGCGCCCAACCGATCGCAAACCGATCCATTTCCTGGTGGTGCGATCGCTCAAGTAGAAGGCGATTGGATCTGTTTGAAATAG